The following coding sequences lie in one Streptomyces sp. NBC_00510 genomic window:
- a CDS encoding DUF3311 domain-containing protein codes for MSEPSGTPVRPPVVTTPRVIAGVCLVIPFVAMLWVGSYAKLTPEFIGIPFFYWYQMLWVFLSSGLTYAAYVLVRREERARKEGSK; via the coding sequence ATGTCCGAACCATCCGGAACTCCGGTCCGGCCACCGGTGGTCACCACCCCCCGCGTGATCGCCGGTGTCTGCCTCGTCATCCCCTTTGTCGCGATGCTCTGGGTCGGCTCGTACGCGAAGCTGACGCCGGAGTTCATCGGCATCCCGTTCTTCTACTGGTACCAGATGCTGTGGGTGTTCCTGTCCTCCGGGCTGACGTACGCCGCGTACGTGCTGGTCCGTCGTGAGGAGCGGGCACGGAAGGAGGGATCGAAGTGA
- a CDS encoding sodium:solute symporter: MKDGVNGVALAVFIFFFVAVTVLGFLAARWRRAENALHLDEWGLGGRSFGGWITWFLLGGDVYTAYTFVAVPAAVYAAGAAGFFAVPYTILVYPLIFTFLPRLWSVSHKHGYVTTSDFVRGRFGSKGLSLAVAVTGILATMPYIALQLVGIQAVLDVMGVGGGQSSNWFVKDLPLLIAFGVLAAYTYSSGLRAPALIAFVKDTLIYIVIAVAIIYIPIKLGGFDHIFAKAGDAYSQVSPATGKPRGSLAPGDTAQWAYGTLALGSALALFMYPHSVTAVLSGRSRDVIRRNTTVLPLYTLMLGLLAMLGFMALASGVGAGITGYNGQLAIPQLFENMFPSWFAGVAFAAIGIGALVPAAIMSIAAANLFTRNIYKDFLKPDATPAQETQVSKVVSLLVKVGALVFVLTMDKTTAINFQLLGGIWILQTFPALVGGLFTRWFHRWALLAGWAVGMVYGTWVAYGVASPAQKHFGGSSDTIPVIGQIGYIGLTAFVLNVVVTVVLTFVLRAVKAPEGLDETAQQDYTADAGDPGVQRDLPVTAVH; this comes from the coding sequence GTGAAGGACGGAGTCAACGGCGTCGCTCTCGCCGTCTTCATATTCTTCTTCGTGGCCGTGACGGTCCTGGGCTTCCTGGCCGCACGCTGGCGCAGGGCGGAGAACGCGCTGCACCTGGACGAGTGGGGCCTGGGCGGCCGCAGCTTCGGCGGCTGGATCACCTGGTTCCTGCTCGGCGGCGATGTCTACACGGCCTACACCTTCGTGGCGGTCCCGGCGGCGGTCTACGCGGCGGGCGCGGCCGGCTTCTTCGCCGTGCCGTACACGATCCTGGTCTACCCCCTGATCTTCACCTTCCTGCCGCGCCTGTGGTCGGTCTCGCACAAGCACGGCTACGTCACCACCTCCGACTTCGTGCGCGGACGCTTCGGCTCCAAGGGCCTGTCGCTCGCCGTGGCCGTCACCGGCATCCTCGCCACGATGCCCTACATCGCGCTGCAACTGGTCGGCATCCAGGCCGTCCTGGACGTGATGGGCGTGGGCGGCGGCCAGTCGTCCAACTGGTTCGTCAAGGACCTGCCGCTGCTGATCGCCTTCGGTGTGCTGGCCGCGTACACCTACTCCTCCGGTCTGCGGGCGCCGGCCCTGATTGCGTTCGTCAAGGACACGCTGATCTACATCGTCATCGCGGTGGCGATCATCTACATCCCGATCAAACTCGGCGGCTTCGACCACATCTTCGCCAAGGCCGGCGACGCCTACTCCCAGGTCAGCCCCGCCACCGGCAAGCCGCGCGGATCCCTGGCGCCGGGCGACACCGCTCAGTGGGCGTACGGGACGCTGGCGCTGGGTTCGGCGCTCGCGCTGTTCATGTACCCGCACTCGGTGACGGCGGTGCTCTCCGGCCGCAGTCGTGACGTCATCCGCCGCAACACCACCGTCCTGCCGCTCTACACCTTGATGCTGGGTCTCCTGGCGATGCTCGGCTTCATGGCGCTGGCCAGCGGTGTCGGGGCGGGGATCACGGGCTACAACGGGCAGCTGGCGATCCCGCAGCTGTTCGAGAACATGTTCCCGTCCTGGTTCGCGGGCGTGGCCTTCGCCGCGATCGGCATCGGCGCCCTGGTGCCGGCGGCGATCATGTCGATCGCCGCGGCGAACCTGTTCACCCGTAACATCTACAAGGACTTCCTCAAGCCGGACGCCACCCCCGCGCAGGAGACCCAGGTCTCCAAGGTGGTCTCGCTGCTGGTCAAGGTCGGCGCGCTGGTCTTCGTCCTCACCATGGACAAGACGACGGCGATCAATTTCCAGCTGCTGGGCGGCATCTGGATCCTGCAGACCTTCCCCGCCCTGGTCGGCGGCCTGTTCACCCGCTGGTTCCACCGCTGGGCGCTGCTGGCCGGCTGGGCGGTCGGCATGGTCTACGGCACCTGGGTCGCCTACGGCGTCGCGAGCCCCGCCCAGAAGCACTTCGGCGGGTCCTCCGACACGATCCCGGTTATCGGCCAGATCGGCTACATCGGCCTGACCGCCTTCGTGCTCAACGTCGTGGTCACCGTCGTCCTCACCTTCGTCCTTCGGGCCGTCAAGGCACCCGAAGGCCTGGACGAGACGGCGCAGCAGGACTACACCGCCGACGCCGGCGACCCCGGCGTGCAGCGGGACCTGCCGGTCACCGCCGTCCACTGA